TGGTTCGCCAAAGTGGTTGCCTATGGCGAGCTCGCGCTCGGCATCGCACTGATGCTCGGCGCCTTCACCGGGGTGGCGGCGTTCTTCGGCGCGTTCATGAACTGGAACTTCATCATGGCGGGCACCGCCTCCAGCAACCCGCTGCTGTTCGCGCTGGCGATCGGCATGGTGCTGGCGTGGAAGGTTGCCGGCTACTGGGGCGCTGACCGCGTCTTGCTGCCGCTGCTCGGCACACCGTGGGCGCCGGCCATTCAGTTAGGCACGGGCGAAGCGGTCAAGGAGCCGGCACGCGGCTGACGGAAGGAGGCGGCATAACGGAGTGTGACAACCGCATAGTGACAAGTGCATAGTGGGATCAAACCGAAACGGCTGCCTGGGAGCAGCCGTTTCGGTTTCCTGCTAATGCCCGATCTGCGCCTACGGAGCGCATCCCGCCGAGTTTACGTGCGCCCTGGCGGCGGGAAGAGCCGGCGCGGTTGTTTGACCGTGATGCGCGAGCGGCCTTCATCGAATATCTTGGCCGCTTCCTCGCTCAGTGCCTTGGCCGCCTCAAACTTCTGCTTCGCCTTGTCGACCAGCGGCGTCAGGTTGCGCTGCTCCCAGCGGTCGAACTCATCGCCCCACGCGCTCATACGCTTCGATGCCGCGCTGATCTGGGTCTCCAGCTTGTCGAGCTCGCTGAGCACCCCCAGGAAGCGCCGGTAGTCGCCCGCCTGCTGCGCATCGGTCAGCCGGTCGAGCGCACGCGTGTATTCAAGTTGCTTGTCGAACAGGTCGACCGCGTCGGCCACGAACGTCAGACCGCTTTCGCGCTGGATCTTCTGCATCGTATCGCGAAAGCCCTCGAGTTCCTGCCGCATCGAGGCCGTCAACTGTCGCGCGCCGGTGTAATCGAAGCGGTCCAGATACGCCTCGTACTTCTGGAACGCGGCGCGGCTCAGCGCGGACGACTTTGCGGCGTTGTCCAGCGTATCGACCAGCTTCGGCAGAGCGGTCACGAGCGTGTTGGTGCGCGTCCACAACTGCTCGAATGCCGCGAAGCCCTCCACCTGCAACTCCAGCGACTCGCGCGACTTGGACGCGAATACCAGGTACCAGTCGGGCAGGTCGAGCTTCTCCATCGCGCCGAACTGCTCCGCCATCAACCCGACTTGCTCCTGGATGGTCCGCACACGGTCGCGCATGCCGGAGAAGCTGCTCTGGAACCGTTTAGCCCACTGCGCGCGATCGCCCTCATCCACCTTGCCCAGCAGGTCCTTGAGTTCGCGCGATGCCTCGTCGGCCTTCTGCGAGTGCACCGCCGAGCGGGTCAGCAGGATGTACGAGCGCGTCCAGTTGGACAGCGTTTCGTCGTTGCTGTTAGCCAGCGCCTTGTCGAAGTCGGCCAGCGCAGCCTCATACTCTTTCTGCGCCGCGTGCACAATGCCGCGGTTGACGTAGAACGCCGCCTGCCGGCCGTCGAGCTCAATCGACCGGTTGTAATCCTCGAGCGCCAGATCGTACTTCCGGCGCCCGGCGTATGCCATGCCGCGCTGCTGGTACAGCCAGGCGTCTTCGGGGCCGAGGCGCAGCGCCGCGCTGAACTCGTCGCCCGCACGCACGAAGCTGTCCTGCTGCAAGAAGGCGTAGCCGCGCCCCGCAAAGATGACCCGCTTGAGCGCGTCGGTCGGCTCGCGCTGCTCGGCGCGGTCGAAGTCGGCGATCGCCTCGGAATACGTCTCCAATTGCAGCCGGGCCGATGCGCGCAGGACGTAGAGCGTCATTTCGCGCCGAGGCGACAGCACGCCCAGCGCCAGCGCGTCGCTCGCGTCGCCGATCGCGGCCTTGTCGCGGCCCTGCGCCTCGGCGACGATGGCGCGCGCGTAGAACGCCAGCGCCCGCTCGCGGGGCGGCGACTGCGCCGTGTCGATGACGCGCAAGGCGTCGGCGCGCGCCAGCTCCAGTTCGCCGCGCTGCGCCAGCGCATACGCCCGGTAGGCGTAGGCCGCCGTGCTATCCGCCGCCAACTCAATCGCCTGCGTCGCGGCCGTCACCGTATCGGCGTAGCGCTCGAGCTCCAGCGCGGCGAACGCGCGCAGTGTGTGGATGTCGGCGCGCGTGGCATCGGCGAAGATGGCGTCGTTGAGGTCGGCCAGCGCTTTGGGCAGCGCGCCCGCCTCCACTTCGTTCTGCGCGCGCCGGTAGAGCGCGTCGGCCAGCGCGGTGCGATTGCGCTCTGCACCGTCGGCCTTCTGCTCGACCGCTTTGGACAGATCAACCACGGCCTCATCGAGTTGGCCCAGTTGCAGGTAGGCATAGCCGCGCCCGGCCAGCATATTGGCCGTATCCTGGCCAGTTTCGAGCGTAGCCGCGTAGTCCGTTACCGCGTTCTGCCATTCGGCGAGCGCGCTGTAACTGCGCGCGCGCAGCGCCAGCGCATCGGCCGCGCCGGGGTGCAGCACCAAGTAGCGCGTCAGATCGGCGGCGGCATCGGCATGCCGTTGGAGGATCGCATATGCGTTCGCCCGGCCAAAGAGCGCCGCCGCGTCATCGGGGAATGTGGCGAGGAACGCGCTGAAGTCCGTAGCCGCCGGTTCGTGCGCGCCGAGCTTTGCGCGCGCCTGCGCGCGGCAGAGATATGCGGCGGTCTGCTCCGGCCGCAGTTCGAGCACCGCCGTGCTGTCGGACGCGGCCTCGTCGTAGCGCAACAGCACCAGGCGGGCGCGGGCGCGGCCCCACAGCGCGTCGGCTTTCAGCGGCGGCAGCAACGCCAGCGTGACCGCGCGGTCATACTGCTCCTCGGCGGCGGCGGTCTGCGCCTCCGCGAGGTCGCGGTCACCCAGCATCAGGAACGGCAGCGGACTGGCCAGCGCCAGCAGCACGATCACGATGATCGCAGCCAGCACAACTACGGGAAAGGACGGTCGTCTCATGGCTCGGCTCCTGTAGAAGGGCACGAACGATTCGTTCTGTCCCCCACCCCCCGCCATTAAATGTACTACGCCGCCGCACATTGTCAATTGTGGCATAAAATGCGCCGAGCCATTTGGAACACGAACGCCACGAAACTGCGCGAAAGCGGCGAAATGGGCGCGCCTCTTTCGTGTGGTTCGCGGCCTTTCGCGCGGTTCGCGTTCCAACGGTTTACGGCACGCACCCAACAGCCTGAACGTACTCGGCGCACAGAGTCTTTGGAACACGAGAATCACGAAACGCCGCGAATGACACGAAAGGCATCCGCAGGCATCGGCACGCGCCTTGTGCCCGCACGCCTGCACCCGTTTGTCCGCCCGACGTCCGTTGTCGCATCGTCGTAGGGGCGAAGCATAAAGGCATCCGCAGGCATCGGCACGCGCCTTGTGCCCGCACGCCTGCACCCGTTTGTCCGCCCGACGTCCGTTGTCGCATCGTCGTAGGGGCGAAGCATCGGCGCGAGCGCGTCGGTCACACACGATCCGCTTGCCGATGCTTCGCCCCTACCCGCATCGGCGCGAGCGCCCTTTCGCACCCCTTTCGTGGGTTTCGCGGCCTTTCGCGCGGTTCGCGTTCCAACGGTTTACGGCACGCGGCCGACCGCCAGCGTGTATTCGTTGCGCTGGTAGAAGTCCGGGCTATCTGTCTTTTCCGCCGCGCGGCCGCCTTCAGACAACTCGCGCCAATACGCTTGGTCGTCCGGCGTAAGGGGCAGGCTCTTTGACTGCGTGGCCTGCCACATAAAGAAGCTCAGGCAGAATGCCCGGTCGTTGGCATTCAGCGGCGCCCGCTTCTCCACGGCAAAGAACCGCTGCCTGACCTCGGTCAATCCTGCCGATCGTAAGATGCGCGGCAGTTCCGGCGAGCGCATGATGCCGTTCCACTCAACATTACCGCTCCGGCAGAGCGCTTCGTGATGGCGGTTAACAATCAGAAACGGAACCACCGAGTTGTAGCTGCCGCTCCAGTTGAAATCCTTGATGGCGATCAGCCCGCCCGACGTCGTCACGCGCTTGAACTCCGCCAGCATCTGGTCCGCCTGCGCTTCTGTCTGGTACTGGAACACGCTGGCACTCCACACCGCGTCGAATGTTGCGTCCGGATACGGCAGTTCCAGGACACTCCCTGCACGCGCTTCAACCGGGCATGCCAGTGGCTTGGCATTGAAGCGTGATTCCACCATCACAATGTTCTCCGGTGCTATGTCCAGCGCGCTCAAGCGGCCAGTCGGGCCAACCAGTTCGGCGAACCACGGCAGATAGCTGCCGATCCCACATCCGGCGTCAAGCACATGCCCGCTTGGCTGGATTCCGACCCACCGCACCATCGCTTCGTAAGGTTCGCGTGCGAAATTGAAGTGCTGGTCTTGCCACATCGAATCGGCAAGGTCATGGCCTGTAGATATGACGTGTTCGTTGCTCATCGATGCCTCCTTGAGAGTGAGATGGCTACAATTTCATGCGCTTGCGTGCCTCGATCGCCGAGAAGCCCGCCGACATCGGGATGCAGCGCACGAAATCGCAGCCGGCCTCGTCGAGCCAGGCGCGGTGCTCGCTTTCCGTGTGGGCGCGTCCTCCGTCATATATGCTTAGGAACATGACATTCGCTGCCACGGTGACCAGCGGCGACAGGCGTGAGTCGTCCAGCATCGCGCCGACGATGAAGATTGCGCCGCCCGGACGGATTGCCCGCGCCGTGTTGATGATCGCGTTCCGCGCATCGTCTGGCGCCAGCGCCTGGATGAAACGCAGCATCACCGCCGCGTCGTATGCCCCGGTCAGTGGCTCGCGCGTCACGTCCGTCGGCAGCACATGCAAGCGCGCGCGCGCCGGCGCCTCGGCGATCAACCGATGAGTGTACGGCGTCACCGCTGGCAAGTCGGCCACGGTTGCCGTCAGCGTTGGGAAGGCATCGGCGAATGCAGCCGCAAGCGCGCCCGAGCCGCCGCCGACGTCGAGGAGCGAGCGGCACTCAGAAAGATCGCACGCCTGCATCAGCTCGCCCGCCACGCGCGCCGCGCTCTGGCTCAGGCCGCGCAGCATCGCCATCTGCTCTTCGTCGCTCGCGCTAGAGTAGTCATGCAGCGCTTGCGGCCGGCCGCTGCGGATCGACTCGGCCGTCTTGAGCATGGCATGGTACGCCAAATCATATGTTGAGTGTATGCCGCCGGCGTACGCCGACTCGCCGCGAACCAGATAGCGCGCCGCCAGCGGCGAATTGCGAAAGCATCCATCGCCATCGACCGCCAGCAGGTTGCACGGCACGAGTGCATACAGCAGAGGCGCAAGCCGGTCGGTCTGCACGCCGAGCGCCGACGCCAATTCGGCAGCCGTCAACGCGCCGTCCTTTAGCGGCGTGAAGAGATCAAGCTGACAGGCGGCCATCAAGTTGAACGAGTCATACGCGGCATACCAGATGCGCAGCAGATCGTCGATTGGCAGTGGACTGGTAGATTCGTTGGACATGGGTTCAATGCTCCTGTGTGTGATGACGTGGTTCGCAAAGCACGCGAGATGCCGTGAACACCGCGATGAGAGCGCGTCCCTTTCGTGCGTTTCGCGGCCCTTCGCGCGGTTCGTGGTCCAAAGGTTTGCGGAACACGCATTATTCAGTTGTGTTCAGTAGTTCGGGTTGACAGGCAAGGCGGACGCCGACGCGTGATGAGTGCAACGCGGCGAGAATACAGCACGGAGTGTTGGGAAGCTTATGCCGGCCAGGCGGCGAGCGCGGAATGCAATGCGAGCGGGATACGACAAGACGCAGCGGAGAGTGCGTCGAGCGGGTAGCGCGTAGAGCCATACGTTCTCCTTCCCCATCGCTCCCCCTCCCGGGCAGCGATGGACGAGAACCGGACCGAGCGCAATTAGGCGAATTATATGCCACTGAACCGGCGCTGTCAACGATTTTTGGCGAATTGGCATAAAGTCGCGTCAACGAAACCGCCCCGCCAGCGCACGCTCACGAGTGCTCCAAATCGGCACGCGCCACCAAAACAGCTCATTTGCAATCCCCGAATCTATGCTATACTGGTAAAATCACCTATCGTGTATTGACTCTAAAAGCCCGGAATGGGCCGCTATGACATTTACGCCTGAAAACCCGCTGATTGTGCAGGGCGACAAGACCGTCCTGCTGGAAGTCAATAACCCGCGCTACGAAGCGGCGCGGGATGCGCTGGCGCGCTTCGCCGAACTGGAAAAGTCGCCGGAGCATATCCACACCTACCGGCTGACGCCGCTTTCGCTGTGGAACGCCGCCGCGGCCGGCGAAACCGCCGAGGCGATGATTAACGCACTGGTTAGCTTCGGCAAGTACGACTTGCCCGAGAACGTCCGCGTGGATATTTTGGACTATGTCTCGCGCTATGGGCGACTGAAGCTGTTCAAGGACGGTGAGCGTCTGCTGCTGAACTCGCAGGACACGACGCTCATCACCGAAATCACCAACCACAAGCGGGCCAAGCCGTTCATCCTGGAGGCGGTCGACGCCCACACCCTGCGCATCGACCCGACCCAGCGCGGCCACCTGAAGCAGGCGCTCGTGCTGATCGGCTACCCGGTCGAGGATCTGGCCGGCTACGTGGACGGCGCGCACCTGCCGCTGCAACTGCGCGAGACGACGCGCGACGGCGAGCATTTCGGCCTGCGGCGCTACCAGAGCGAGTCGGTGGACGTGTTTTACGCGGCCGGATCGGCGCGCGGCGGGTCGGGCGTCATCGTGCTGCCCTGCGGCGCGGGTAAGACCGTCGTCGGAATCGGCGCGCTGGCGCGCATGCAGACCAGCACCTTGATCCTGACCACCTCGACGGTCGCCGTGCGGCAGTGGATTGACGAAATCCTCGACAAAACGAGCCTGACGGCCGAGGATGTCGGCGAGTACACCGGCGACGTCAAGGAGATCAAACCGGTCACGATCAGCACCTACCAGATTATGACGTACCGGTCGAAGAAGACCGATGAGTTCCCGCACTTCGCCCTGTTCGACCAGCGCGACTGGGGCCTGATCATCTATGACGAGGTGCACCTGCTGCCCGCGCCGGTCTTCCGCGTCACCGCGGAGATCCAGTCGCGGCGGCGGCTTGGTCTCACGGCGACGCTCGTGCGCGAAGACGGCCGCGAAACCGACGTGTTCTCGCTGATCGGGCCGAAGAAGTTCGACGTGCCGTGGAAAGACCTCGAAAAGCAGGGCTGGATCGCCACCGCCGAGTGCCACGAGGTGCGCCTGCCGATGCCGGAGAGCGAGCGCATGGCCTACGCCGTGGCCGACGAGCGCGACAAGTACCGCATCGCCGCCGAGAACCCGTTCAAGGTCGACCTGCTCAAACAACTGCTCATCAAGCACCGCGACGACAACGTGCTCGTCATCGGCCAGTACATCGACCAGTTGGAGTTGATCGCGCGCGAGACCGGCGCGCCGATCATCACCGGCAAGACGCCGACCCGGGAGCGCGAGCGGCTGTACAACGCGTTCCGCGCCGGCGAGCAGCGGCTGATGATCGTGTCCAAAGTCGCCAACTTCGCGATCGACCTGCCCGACGCCAACGTCGCCATCCAGGTTTCCGGCACCTACGGCTCGCGGCAGGAAGAGGCGCAGCGGCTGGGGCGCATCCTGCGCCCGAAGCGCAACGGCCTGCTGGCGCACTTCTATTCGCTCGTTTCGCGCGACACGCGCGATCAGGAGTTCGCCGCCAAGCGGCAACTCTTCCTGACCGAGCAGGGCTACCGCTACGATATCCTCTACGACCACGAAGTGGCGGCATTCCAACCGGCGATGCTGGCCGGCATTGTGGCTGCGCCGGCCCCCAAACTGCTGAACTGACGCATTTATGCCCCGCCCCAGGCCGTTCCCGACACTGAAAGAGTCTCAGGTACGTCGCCTCGCCGCGCCGGCGGCGTTTGCCGCCGGGGCGACGCTCTGGCAGGACGGTGCGGTCGGACGCGGCACGCTGGCCCTGCACGAGCCGCTCATCATGGCGCAGGTGCAGGGCGGCGCGCAGAACGAGCTCACCGTCATCGTTCGGCATCAGGCCGGCGACGAATTCGATGCGCAGTGCGACTGCGGCACGGGCGGCCTCTGCGCCCATGCGGTCGCCCTGCTGCTGGCCTGGGTGAACGAGAGCTACACATTCGAGCGCGTGGACGCCGCGCCGGCAGCGCGCGCGCAGGCCGCCTCGCTCCAGTACCAGTGGCGGCACTACCTGCAGGCCGCCAGCCTGGCGCAGTTGCGCGCCATCACGCGTCGCCACGGCATCTCGCATGCCGGGGCCGACCGCGCCAGCCTGCTGGCGCGCGTGGCCGAGCACCTGGCACAGCCGGAAACCGGGCGGCAGGCGGTCGCCACGTTGAGCGAGGCGCAGAAGCGTGTCTTCCAGATGTTGTACATCCTCAGCGACGGCCAGCCCGACACCACCGTCGCCGACTTGCAGGAAGCGCTCGGCTGGCTGGAGATCAGCCCGGTCGAGGAAGCGCTGCGCGAACTGCGCGAGCGCGGACTGGTCGTGACGCTGCCATCGCACTGGTTCCGCAGCGACCCGTACACGATCGCGCCGGGCGCCGGGCCGCTGGTGCCGCCGATGACCGGCCAGTGGCCGGCCGCCGACGGGTTCGACCAGCCGCGTCTCGGCGTCGTGCATCCGTTCAGCGGCGACCTGTCGCGGCTGCGCATTGTCTCCGGCGGCGTCTCCGTGCCGGAGATCATGCTGCTGGCGCCGCACCTGACATTGAAAGTGCGCCGGCAGCCGCCGGACCTGGCCCAGGCGCATGCGATCAAAGCGTTGCGCGACTGGCCGTACGAGCTTGACGAGATGGTGCGTCTGCAGGTCAAACCAGGCTGGTTGCACCAGCCTGACTCCGTGCTGAGCGTGCCGCCGCCCGCGCCGCGGCTCGACGATGAATCGCTGGCGGCGCTGCGCCCGCTGACGGGCGCCGACGACCTGAGTGACTTCATCAGCTACCTGCTGCCCGACCCGCCGCGCGCCGAAGCGCACGACACGCGCGTCATTTTCGCCGCGTGGCAGCGCACCACCGCCTGGACCGAGTTGTGGCCGGTGATGAGCGAGCACGGGCTGAAGGGCAGGCGCTCGGTGCTGGCTGCGCACATGACCTACGCACACTGGCTGGAGCAACTGGCGCGCGCGCGCCGCTTCATCACCCGCCTGCTGTCGCTGCTGCCCGGCGGCATCTGGCACGACTTCGCTTCGCTGCTCGAAACCACGCACGCCATCAACGCCGACTTCCTGCGCGAGCGACAGCCGTTCCCCCTGCAACCCGCCTGGTGGCTGGAGACGAACGGCAGCCGCATCGACCCGCGCACGCTCGACGCGTGGCGCGGCGCATACGGCGCCTTCATCGAGCGCATCGTGAGCGGCCCGCTGCGCTGGCTCGGCGCAGTCGAACTCGCCGTGCAGGATGCCCATCCCGCCGACGAAACGGCCGATCCGATCAGCGTGCGCGCCGTGCGCCTGACGCCGCTCGGCGAGGCGCTGCTGCGGGGCGGCGAGCTGCCCACGCCGAACGCGCCCGAACGCGCCCTGCGCCTGTCCGACGACCTCGGCGCGCAACTGCCGCTGGCGCGCAACGACTTCTCGGCCTTCCTGGCCCTCGAGCGCCTGGCGCGCTTCGAGCAGGTAAGCGACGGCCACGCGGCCTACCGCTTCGACGAGGAGCACGCGCATGCCGCGTTCGAGTACGGGCTGACGCTGGACGATGTGCTGGCGCAGCTTGCCCGGCTCGCCGACGGCCCGCTGCCCGCGCGCGTGCTCACGCAGTGGCAGGACTGGTGGGCGCGCTACGGCCGCGTGCGCTGGTACGACGACCTGACCGTCTTCGAGCTCGCCGACGACTACATCCTGCAGGAACTGCTCACGCAGACCGACCTGAAAGAACATGTGCTGTTTACTTTCAGCCCGCGGCTGATCGTGGTGCGCCCGGAAAGCGCGGACGCGCTCACGCGCCAGCTCGTCAAGAAGGGCTATACGCCGAGGGTCGAATGAGCACGCCGACCAACGCCGCGCGCGCCCCCGTGCGCGCCCTGCCCGCCGAGCGGCTGCTGGCGGGGAGCCATCGCGACGTGCTGCGCGCGATCGCCAAGGCCCACAGCATCGGCGCCCCGCTGCCACGCAAGCCCAAGCTGGTCAAGCTGCTGGCGGCACGGCTGGCCGACCCGCAGATCGTGCGCGCCGCGCTGGACGGCATGCCGCCAATCACCCGCCAGATTCTGGAGTGGGTGCGCGAGCAGGGCGGCTGCGCACAGAGCGCCGAAATCATGCGCGCGCTGGCCGCCGAGGGCGCGCCGGCCGATGCGGGGCTGCACCACGAGATCGTCGACGCACTCTGGCCGCTGCTGCAATTCGGGCTGCTGATCAGCCGCCTCGGTGACTGGCTGCCGCCGACGCTCGACACGCTGGCGATACTCAATACCGAACTGCTCATCCCGGCTGAGGTGCTCGAAGCGATCCGGCCGGCGCGCCGCCCGCTGCGCGCGCCCGCCGCCGGGCAGATCGAGCGCATCGAAGAGGGCGCGGCGCAGACGTTCCAGCGCGACGTGTACCTCTATTGGAACTACCTGCGCGGCCGGCCGGTGGAACTGACCGCCGCCGGGCTGGTGCCCAAGCGGCACCTGACGCGCCTGAACGAGGTGCTGATCGGCAAAGTCGATCTGAAGCGCGCGCGCGACGAGGTGCAGGCGCACCGGCTGCACTTCATCCGGCTGATGATGGAAGAGACCGGACTGGCACGGCGCAGCGGCCGCCGGCTCGAAGCGATCGCCGGCGCGCACGAGTTCTTCGGCTACAGCCTGACGCGCCGCACCGACCGCTTTGTGCAGGCGTGGCGGCGCTCGGCGCGCTGGAACGAACTGCTGCACCTGCCGGTCGCGCCGCGCATGCACGAAGAGCGCTCGGCGCGCGCTTTTCAACTGGTGGCGCGCGCGCGGCAGGCCGTCGTCAAGCAGATCGCGGAGAGCGCCGGCCCGGGCTGGTCGCTGCTGTCCGACTGCATCGAGCGCATGCGCGACACGAGCTACGAGTTTCTGTTCCGGCGCTCGCGCGAAGACTATGGCGCGATCAACCCGTACTACTATTATCACAACCCGCTCGGCTGGGGTTTCCCGGTCGCCGACGAGCGCGAGGGCTGGACGCGCGTCGAGCAGGAGTACATCACCGCCGTCGTGCGCGACGCGATGCACTGGCTGGGGCTGGTCTCGCTGGGCCACGCGGGCGGCGCGCTGCTGGCGTTCCGCCTGACGCCGCTCGGTGCGTACCTGCTTGGCATCGGCAGCGCACCGCCCGGCGACGAGGCCGCCGGCGCCGGGCACATCGTCGTGCAGCCGAACTTCCAGATCTTCGCGCTGGAGCCGATCGCCGAGCAGACGCTGTCGATGCTCGACCGCTTTGCCGACCGCGTAAAGGCCGACAAGGTGTACGAGTATCACCTGTCGCGCGAGTCGATCTACCGCGCGCAGCAGAAGGGCATGACCAGCGCCGACGTGATCGCCTACCTGGCGCGCACGGCCGCCTCGATCCTGCCGCAAAACGTCCAGCGCACGCTGGAGGAGTGGGGGCAGTCATACGACCGTATCGTCGTGCGACGCGGCGTGTCGCTCATTCATGCGCTGGAGCCGGCGCTGCTCGACGCGCTGCAGGCGGCGCCGGGCGTGCGGCTGATCAGCAGGCCATTGCCGCGCGTGGCGCTGGCACCGGGCGCGCCGGAGAGGCGCGAGCCGCTGCTGCGCGCCCTGAAGGCGCAGGGGCTGCTGCCGGCCTTCACCGCCGGGGCCGACGATATTGAAGACGCGCTCACGCTCGACGCCGACGGCCGAGTGACCGTACTGCAGGCCGTGCCAAGCGTGTTCCTGCTGAAGGAGCTGGAGCAGCACGCCGAGCGCCGCCCCGACGGCTACTACCTGAGCGAGGCCATCGTCAAATCGGAGCGCAACGCCGGCGAGTCGATCGAGGAGATCATCGCGCGCTGGCAGCGCTGGCATCACGGCCCACTGCCGGGTCCCGTCGTGATCGCCATACGCCGCTGGGGGCAGTTCTACGGGCGCGCGCGGCTGCGCGAGATGCGCCTGATGCAACTGCCGAGCGCCGACGTGGCGCAGGCGCTGCTGGACGATCCGGAGACGGGGCCGTTGCTGCACCCGTACCCGGCCGACCCGTCGTCTGTGTTCGTGGCCGACGAGCATGTCGATCAGGTGCGCGCCCTGCTGGAAGCGCGCGGCATCCCGGTCGGTTAGCGCGCGCAGAACCCAATCATTCGCCAGAGCGCCCGGCATCAGCCAAAAATCTTCGGGTGACCTGATGTTGAAATCAGCATCCACACCGCGCACACCGGAGGAGCAGATGAACATTCCGAAATACTGGGCCCACTTGCGCCAGCCGATCGACACCAGCAGTGGCCGGTACCAGTACAACTGCTGGCAGTGGTCGAACACGAGCGAGGCCGAGGCGATCCAGCGCGCCCAGGCGCGCGTGCTGGAGGTCGCGAAGAAAGCGGCGTCCGGCGCCGATCTCGACCGCTACGGCTACGGAGACCGGCCGATGCGCGAAGAGATCGTCATCGAGATGCGCAACGGCAGCGATACGGTGGCTGCCATCACCCGCAACGCCTACGGCGCGCTGGTGCTGAACGCCGCCAATGCCATGTTCATCGACATCGACATTGACGAAGACGAGCAACGCCGGCGCGAACCGAAAGTGCTTGAGGGCATCCAGCGCTTTGCGGCCGACAACGCCGGCTGGGGCATCCGCATGTACCGCACACGCGGCGGACTGCGCGGCCTGTTCACGCACGCGCTGTTCGACCCCACCGACCGGGGTACCGCCGACCTGCTCCGCGCGCTCGGCAGCGATCCGCTGTATATCCGGCTGTGCGCGGCACAGCAGTGCTTCCGCGCCCGCCTGACGCCGAAGCCATGGCGCTGCGACGCGGGCAAGCCGCCGGCCCGTTTCCCCTTCCCGGACAAGCCGACCGAGGCGCGCTACCGC
The genomic region above belongs to Chloroflexota bacterium and contains:
- a CDS encoding DoxX family membrane protein — translated: MSRLLNRNNVQVSDPPIARFLFGDRRMALLWLPIRLYVGYSWFDASQHKISEPGWVVTGESLKGFWLNVVKTDPRPVAYFDWYRSFIQYLLDMQAYTWFAKVVAYGELALGIALMLGAFTGVAAFFGAFMNWNFIMAGTASSNPLLFALAIGMVLAWKVAGYWGADRVLLPLLGTPWAPAIQLGTGEAVKEPARG
- a CDS encoding tetratricopeptide repeat protein, translated to MRRPSFPVVVLAAIIVIVLLALASPLPFLMLGDRDLAEAQTAAAEEQYDRAVTLALLPPLKADALWGRARARLVLLRYDEAASDSTAVLELRPEQTAAYLCRAQARAKLGAHEPAATDFSAFLATFPDDAAALFGRANAYAILQRHADAAADLTRYLVLHPGAADALALRARSYSALAEWQNAVTDYAATLETGQDTANMLAGRGYAYLQLGQLDEAVVDLSKAVEQKADGAERNRTALADALYRRAQNEVEAGALPKALADLNDAIFADATRADIHTLRAFAALELERYADTVTAATQAIELAADSTAAYAYRAYALAQRGELELARADALRVIDTAQSPPRERALAFYARAIVAEAQGRDKAAIGDASDALALGVLSPRREMTLYVLRASARLQLETYSEAIADFDRAEQREPTDALKRVIFAGRGYAFLQQDSFVRAGDEFSAALRLGPEDAWLYQQRGMAYAGRRKYDLALEDYNRSIELDGRQAAFYVNRGIVHAAQKEYEAALADFDKALANSNDETLSNWTRSYILLTRSAVHSQKADEASRELKDLLGKVDEGDRAQWAKRFQSSFSGMRDRVRTIQEQVGLMAEQFGAMEKLDLPDWYLVFASKSRESLELQVEGFAAFEQLWTRTNTLVTALPKLVDTLDNAAKSSALSRAAFQKYEAYLDRFDYTGARQLTASMRQELEGFRDTMQKIQRESGLTFVADAVDLFDKQLEYTRALDRLTDAQQAGDYRRFLGVLSELDKLETQISAASKRMSAWGDEFDRWEQRNLTPLVDKAKQKFEAAKALSEEAAKIFDEGRSRITVKQPRRLFPPPGRT
- a CDS encoding methyltransferase domain-containing protein, translated to MSNEHVISTGHDLADSMWQDQHFNFAREPYEAMVRWVGIQPSGHVLDAGCGIGSYLPWFAELVGPTGRLSALDIAPENIVMVESRFNAKPLACPVEARAGSVLELPYPDATFDAVWSASVFQYQTEAQADQMLAEFKRVTTSGGLIAIKDFNWSGSYNSVVPFLIVNRHHEALCRSGNVEWNGIMRSPELPRILRSAGLTEVRQRFFAVEKRAPLNANDRAFCLSFFMWQATQSKSLPLTPDDQAYWRELSEGGRAAEKTDSPDFYQRNEYTLAVGRVP
- a CDS encoding methyltransferase domain-containing protein; translation: MSNESTSPLPIDDLLRIWYAAYDSFNLMAACQLDLFTPLKDGALTAAELASALGVQTDRLAPLLYALVPCNLLAVDGDGCFRNSPLAARYLVRGESAYAGGIHSTYDLAYHAMLKTAESIRSGRPQALHDYSSASDEEQMAMLRGLSQSAARVAGELMQACDLSECRSLLDVGGGSGALAAAFADAFPTLTATVADLPAVTPYTHRLIAEAPARARLHVLPTDVTREPLTGAYDAAVMLRFIQALAPDDARNAIINTARAIRPGGAIFIVGAMLDDSRLSPLVTVAANVMFLSIYDGGRAHTESEHRAWLDEAGCDFVRCIPMSAGFSAIEARKRMKL
- a CDS encoding DEAD/DEAH box helicase; its protein translation is MTFTPENPLIVQGDKTVLLEVNNPRYEAARDALARFAELEKSPEHIHTYRLTPLSLWNAAAAGETAEAMINALVSFGKYDLPENVRVDILDYVSRYGRLKLFKDGERLLLNSQDTTLITEITNHKRAKPFILEAVDAHTLRIDPTQRGHLKQALVLIGYPVEDLAGYVDGAHLPLQLRETTRDGEHFGLRRYQSESVDVFYAAGSARGGSGVIVLPCGAGKTVVGIGALARMQTSTLILTTSTVAVRQWIDEILDKTSLTAEDVGEYTGDVKEIKPVTISTYQIMTYRSKKTDEFPHFALFDQRDWGLIIYDEVHLLPAPVFRVTAEIQSRRRLGLTATLVREDGRETDVFSLIGPKKFDVPWKDLEKQGWIATAECHEVRLPMPESERMAYAVADERDKYRIAAENPFKVDLLKQLLIKHRDDNVLVIGQYIDQLELIARETGAPIITGKTPTRERERLYNAFRAGEQRLMIVSKVANFAIDLPDANVAIQVSGTYGSRQEEAQRLGRILRPKRNGLLAHFYSLVSRDTRDQEFAAKRQLFLTEQGYRYDILYDHEVAAFQPAMLAGIVAAPAPKLLN